One Gloeobacter morelensis MG652769 DNA window includes the following coding sequences:
- a CDS encoding peptidoglycan-binding domain-containing protein gives MDLSRDLALRAITLGSAPPERAERAQTGWDELRDADRTQGTFVHNREAVRSLQRQLVFLGYTTGAGPSSGATIDGHFGPGTERAVHTFQREHGLAVGNFDRRTAQSLVQAVAERATQLPAATLAQHTAILDGNLDRRTHLGIDHRSHLEAAAQGDGKEPVIPAKFLYALVQQESTGGTFSRPRWEGSFAGSLGAMQRELQGHRPTLDNLDPERNQVQIDELFERAGASSRRLPGVLARMAGDKPDSRAKLEAMRTFAAFEPGQLRELSTTFGYGQIAGFQTLDRHWQQQTGQSGPQLLQALQSPDPKVQLDTLASFVRHGEDARGRHGGLLTAMQSGNCERIAASHNGAAWRTYNPGYALNLNRFAREYEQSEPDRSPGAAVGLSTKDPFAEARQSAYERSRAQLFDTPAPHQVPLPVEPLAPSL, from the coding sequence ATGGACCTATCCCGCGATCTCGCTTTGCGCGCCATTACCCTGGGAAGCGCACCACCGGAGCGGGCCGAGCGCGCCCAGACGGGCTGGGACGAGCTGAGGGATGCAGACAGGACACAGGGAACCTTTGTCCACAATCGCGAGGCGGTGCGCTCTTTGCAGCGCCAGCTGGTTTTTTTGGGCTACACCACTGGCGCGGGGCCGTCCTCGGGAGCGACCATCGACGGGCATTTTGGCCCCGGCACCGAGCGGGCGGTACACACCTTCCAGCGCGAGCACGGCCTGGCGGTCGGCAATTTCGACCGCCGGACCGCTCAATCGCTGGTGCAGGCAGTCGCAGAGCGCGCGACTCAGCTGCCTGCCGCGACCCTTGCTCAGCACACCGCTATTCTTGACGGCAATCTCGATCGGCGCACCCATCTGGGAATTGACCACCGGTCCCACCTGGAGGCGGCGGCCCAGGGCGACGGCAAAGAGCCTGTGATCCCTGCGAAATTTCTCTACGCGCTGGTACAGCAGGAAAGCACCGGCGGCACCTTCAGCCGCCCGCGGTGGGAGGGGAGTTTTGCCGGGTCGCTTGGGGCGATGCAGCGCGAGTTGCAAGGGCACAGACCCACCCTCGACAATCTCGACCCCGAGCGCAACCAGGTACAAATCGACGAGCTGTTCGAACGCGCCGGGGCCAGTTCCCGTCGCCTGCCGGGGGTACTTGCCCGGATGGCGGGGGATAAGCCCGACAGCCGCGCCAAACTCGAAGCGATGCGCACCTTCGCGGCTTTCGAACCTGGCCAATTGCGCGAGTTGTCCACTACCTTCGGCTATGGCCAGATTGCCGGCTTTCAGACCCTCGATCGCCACTGGCAGCAGCAAACGGGCCAAAGCGGCCCACAGCTGCTGCAGGCGCTGCAATCGCCGGACCCGAAGGTACAACTGGATACTCTCGCGAGTTTCGTTCGCCACGGCGAGGATGCCCGGGGCCGCCACGGCGGGCTGCTGACCGCCATGCAATCGGGCAACTGCGAGCGGATAGCCGCTTCCCACAACGGTGCTGCCTGGCGAACCTACAATCCCGGGTACGCCCTCAACCTGAACCGCTTCGCCCGCGAGTACGAGCAGTCGGAGCCAGATCGCTCACCAGGTGCCGCCGTCGGGCTCTCCACAAAAGACCCCTTTGCCGAAGCGCGCCAGTCTGCCTACGAGCGCTCCCGCGCTCAGCTTTTCGACACACCCGCACCCCACCAGGTGCCGCTACCGGTCGAGCCCCTTGCCCCATCGCTGTGA
- a CDS encoding ATP-dependent DNA helicase — MSPYTGQMISLSDAFDDVARVLPGYEVRQPQLDMARAVERGFAERIAVVAEAGTGTGKSFSALIPAILSGKRVVISTATIALQEQYLYKDIPLLQKALPVRFEARLVKGRSHYVSKRRWSESLLAPGITWLREWYEQTENGDLADLPTSPPAEIWDDIHSDKDDCLREKCPHFDSCFYFESRRSLGQAQILITNHALLLIDRASHGQILPDFDLLVIDEAHQFAEYATRALTLTLSNFGMGRTLSRIKKQFPNLGIALARAEAEANAFFDVLLTEAHQTRRYNLDPAMADDLSAAVVRLLQSLKELNLGSEDNLETNVARMRRDRLVETLTGYEGNLRVLAQPGEHWVNWVEYQTMRGGGINVALNCTPLDVAPPLGRWFSHPDGPTTVWMSATLSTAGTDPFDFFRRQVGLPVGTAEERIFASPFDYPSQGLLYLPTHLPDPNDASYANAIAAEIEKLVNFSEGRAFVLFTSLQQMKQVYALLEAKLLWPAQHQEQMPKRRLVEWFRTAKNPVLFATASFWEGVSVEGPQLSLVVIDRIPFQSPGDIVYDARCELLSRTSGDRWAWFDRLALPYAQLRLKQGAGRLIRTRTDKGIVAILDPRMHRKAYGKTILKSLPPMQVSRRFDPRLFRRFVDPVGTGVSVEDDELWVQDFGLGI; from the coding sequence ATGAGCCCCTACACTGGACAAATGATTAGCCTCAGCGATGCCTTCGACGACGTGGCCCGGGTGCTGCCGGGCTACGAGGTGCGCCAGCCCCAGCTGGATATGGCCCGCGCCGTCGAGCGGGGTTTCGCCGAGCGCATCGCGGTGGTGGCGGAGGCGGGCACCGGCACCGGCAAGAGTTTTAGCGCCCTTATCCCGGCCATCCTCAGCGGCAAGCGGGTGGTGATTTCGACGGCCACCATCGCCCTGCAGGAGCAGTATCTCTACAAAGACATTCCTTTGCTGCAAAAGGCGCTTCCGGTGCGCTTCGAGGCGCGGCTGGTCAAAGGCCGCAGCCACTATGTCTCGAAGCGGCGCTGGTCAGAGTCGCTGCTTGCCCCGGGGATTACCTGGTTGCGCGAGTGGTACGAGCAGACCGAGAACGGCGATCTGGCCGACCTGCCCACCAGTCCGCCTGCCGAAATCTGGGACGACATTCACTCCGACAAAGACGATTGCCTGCGCGAGAAGTGTCCTCACTTTGATAGCTGCTTTTATTTCGAGTCGCGCCGCTCGCTCGGGCAGGCACAGATTTTGATCACCAACCACGCGCTGCTGTTGATTGATCGGGCGAGCCACGGGCAGATCCTCCCCGACTTCGACTTGCTGGTCATCGACGAAGCCCACCAATTTGCCGAGTACGCCACCCGTGCCCTGACGCTCACCCTCAGCAACTTCGGCATGGGCCGCACCCTGAGCCGGATCAAAAAGCAGTTTCCCAACCTGGGCATCGCCCTGGCGCGGGCGGAGGCGGAGGCGAACGCCTTTTTCGATGTGCTGCTTACCGAAGCCCACCAGACGCGCCGCTACAATCTCGACCCGGCGATGGCCGACGATCTGTCGGCGGCTGTGGTGCGGCTGCTCCAATCGCTCAAGGAACTGAACCTGGGAAGCGAGGACAACCTCGAAACGAACGTGGCGCGCATGCGCCGCGACCGGCTGGTGGAGACGCTCACCGGCTACGAAGGCAATTTGCGTGTCCTTGCTCAGCCAGGAGAACACTGGGTCAACTGGGTCGAATATCAGACGATGCGCGGCGGCGGGATCAACGTTGCCCTCAACTGTACGCCCCTGGATGTGGCACCGCCGTTGGGTCGGTGGTTCAGCCACCCGGACGGACCGACCACCGTCTGGATGTCGGCCACCCTCAGCACCGCCGGGACAGACCCGTTCGATTTTTTTCGCCGTCAGGTGGGGCTACCGGTTGGAACCGCCGAGGAGCGTATCTTTGCCAGCCCCTTCGATTACCCGAGCCAGGGTTTGCTCTACCTGCCCACCCACCTGCCTGACCCGAACGACGCCAGTTACGCCAACGCCATCGCCGCCGAGATCGAGAAGCTGGTCAATTTCTCGGAGGGCCGCGCCTTTGTGCTCTTTACCAGCCTCCAGCAGATGAAGCAGGTGTATGCCCTGCTCGAAGCGAAGTTGCTCTGGCCCGCGCAGCACCAGGAGCAAATGCCCAAGCGCCGCCTGGTCGAATGGTTCCGCACGGCCAAAAATCCGGTGCTCTTTGCCACGGCAAGTTTCTGGGAAGGGGTGAGCGTCGAAGGACCGCAATTGAGCCTGGTGGTTATCGACCGCATTCCGTTTCAGTCGCCCGGCGACATTGTCTACGACGCGCGCTGCGAGTTGCTTTCGCGCACCAGCGGCGATCGGTGGGCCTGGTTCGACCGGCTCGCCCTCCCTTACGCCCAGCTGCGGCTCAAACAGGGAGCGGGCCGGCTCATCCGTACCCGCACCGACAAAGGCATCGTCGCCATTCTCGACCCGCGCATGCATCGTAAAGCCTACGGCAAGACCATTCTCAAGTCGCTGCCGCCGATGCAGGTGAGCCGCCGCTTCGACCCGCGGCTGTTTCGTAGGTTCGTCGATCCGGTCGGCACCGGCGTCAGCGTCGAGGACGACGAGCTATGGGTGCAGGATTTTGGTTTGGGCATTTGA
- a CDS encoding DUF3368 domain-containing protein has translation MPEVIAGTSLLQYLYQAEILDLLRLLYGYIVLAVKPAVDRLEALGFRLAPSTRAAVLELAEEV, from the coding sequence GTGCCTGAGGTGATTGCTGGCACCTCACTGCTTCAGTACCTTTACCAAGCTGAGATATTGGATCTGCTCAGGCTCCTGTACGGGTATATTGTCCTTGCAGTCAAACCGGCCGTCGACCGTCTCGAAGCGCTTGGATTTCGGCTTGCTCCGTCCACCCGTGCCGCTGTGCTTGAACTTGCCGAAGAGGTGTAA
- a CDS encoding Uma2 family endonuclease, with protein sequence MTAISPSQLSAGLPPLRRWHRAGWSDYVALRDAPIRERMKLAFDRGWLWVDMGGEGINHAGVSDLFTMIFGFWAIQYPGQLFTSLGRCLLEKPETQACAPDLVLYVGENFPRWQPGEPRRVDLRRTRVPDLVGEISDTTLTSDLDEQKHLYAALGIPEYWVVDVQGGRVFAFELAENSQYRVCSTSRALAGLPIALLEQALQRLGEGTNTSAATWFTQQIAQLPLAQDDSTAS encoded by the coding sequence ATGACCGCAATTTCTCCTTCACAGTTGTCCGCCGGTTTGCCCCCTTTGCGGCGGTGGCACCGGGCCGGCTGGTCGGATTATGTCGCCCTGCGCGACGCGCCCATTCGCGAGCGGATGAAGTTGGCCTTCGATCGCGGCTGGCTGTGGGTGGATATGGGTGGAGAAGGGATCAACCATGCGGGTGTGAGCGATTTGTTTACGATGATCTTTGGTTTCTGGGCTATTCAATACCCGGGGCAACTGTTTACCTCCCTGGGGCGCTGCTTGCTGGAGAAGCCTGAAACCCAAGCCTGCGCACCGGATCTGGTGCTCTATGTCGGCGAGAACTTTCCCCGATGGCAACCGGGAGAGCCACGCCGGGTTGACCTGAGGCGAACGCGCGTGCCGGATCTGGTGGGCGAAATCTCCGACACCACCCTCACAAGCGACTTAGACGAACAAAAACATCTGTATGCCGCTTTGGGCATTCCCGAATACTGGGTAGTGGATGTCCAGGGAGGACGGGTATTCGCCTTTGAATTGGCCGAAAACAGCCAGTATCGAGTTTGCAGCACATCGCGCGCCCTGGCAGGTTTGCCGATAGCCTTGCTGGAACAGGCGCTGCAACGGCTGGGTGAGGGCACGAATACCAGTGCTGCTACCTGGTTCACCCAGCAGATTGCCCAATTACCGCTCGCTCAAGATGACAGCACTGCCAGTTGA
- a CDS encoding UPF0175 family protein: MPDVTLSLPDEILLALKLTPNQLGDEMRFAAAVKLYELERLSSGAAANLAGVPRTVFLSKLADYGVSSFRLGKEDMRSA, from the coding sequence ATGCCCGACGTTACCCTGTCGCTCCCGGATGAAATTTTACTGGCGCTCAAACTCACCCCGAATCAGCTTGGCGATGAAATGCGCTTTGCGGCGGCTGTCAAACTTTATGAACTGGAACGGCTTTCTTCCGGTGCCGCCGCGAACCTCGCCGGAGTACCGCGTACTGTATTTCTGAGCAAATTGGCCGACTATGGGGTCAGTTCCTTTCGCCTCGGCAAAGAGGATATGCGTAGTGCCTGA
- a CDS encoding TldD/PmbA family protein: MSAVVDNILGLAEGRGVSAEVFYLQVDETPVEFEANRLKSLQTKATTGLALRVIADGRLGFASSTDLNRVEGLLEAAIETAASGNEAEFDFAGPEALPTAHAAFEIPPTARFVERGEALVERVRAYNSDILVSATFAVRRSRVEIATTGGAHGERERVTVTASLSGNLVRGEDLLEAYGYGVARDGEPDYDQLVEEVLTKFRRAERNARVAGGTLPVIFSPRAAAFTLGGLFQTALSGQTVVQKTSPLADKVGQTLFSEKLTLYEDPSAGTSAVPFDDEGTPTRPKRFIEQGTVREFYWDRTWASRSGQPLGGNGFRGGLGRPSPGLVNLCMAGGRVPAADLIRSIDEGILVEQVLGAGQSNQFAGEFSVNLDLGYKIEHGEIVGRLKNTMVAGNIFEAFNAQLAGLSAETEWVFGSACLPTIAFAGLGVSSRG; this comes from the coding sequence GTGAGCGCCGTTGTCGATAATATCCTCGGCCTCGCCGAAGGGCGCGGGGTCAGTGCCGAGGTCTTCTATTTGCAAGTTGACGAGACCCCGGTCGAGTTCGAGGCCAACCGCCTTAAGAGTCTACAGACCAAGGCGACTACGGGGTTGGCCCTGCGGGTGATTGCCGATGGAAGGCTCGGTTTTGCCAGTTCCACCGACTTGAACCGCGTCGAAGGCTTGTTGGAGGCGGCCATCGAGACGGCCGCGAGCGGCAACGAGGCCGAATTCGATTTTGCCGGTCCCGAAGCATTGCCCACGGCGCATGCCGCTTTCGAGATACCCCCTACCGCCCGCTTCGTCGAGCGCGGTGAAGCGCTGGTGGAGCGCGTGCGCGCCTACAACAGCGACATTCTGGTGAGCGCCACATTTGCTGTGCGCCGCTCGCGCGTCGAAATCGCCACCACCGGCGGCGCCCATGGCGAGCGCGAGCGCGTCACGGTGACCGCCTCCCTCTCGGGCAACCTGGTGCGCGGCGAGGACTTGCTCGAAGCCTACGGCTACGGGGTGGCCCGCGACGGAGAGCCCGACTATGACCAGTTGGTCGAAGAAGTGCTCACCAAGTTCCGCCGCGCCGAGCGCAACGCCCGGGTCGCAGGTGGCACCCTGCCGGTGATCTTTTCTCCCAGGGCGGCGGCTTTTACGCTCGGGGGACTCTTTCAAACGGCCCTTTCCGGGCAGACGGTGGTCCAAAAAACCTCGCCCCTGGCGGACAAAGTCGGCCAGACACTCTTTAGCGAAAAGCTCACCCTCTACGAAGATCCGAGCGCGGGCACCTCGGCGGTGCCATTTGACGACGAGGGCACCCCGACGCGGCCCAAGCGCTTCATCGAGCAGGGCACTGTGCGCGAATTTTATTGGGATCGCACCTGGGCGTCGCGCTCCGGGCAACCGCTGGGCGGCAACGGTTTTCGCGGCGGCCTCGGACGACCCTCGCCGGGACTGGTGAATCTGTGCATGGCCGGCGGCCGGGTACCGGCGGCGGACCTGATTCGCTCCATCGACGAGGGCATTCTGGTCGAGCAGGTGCTGGGAGCGGGCCAATCCAACCAGTTCGCAGGCGAATTTTCGGTGAATCTGGATCTGGGCTACAAAATCGAGCACGGCGAAATCGTCGGTCGCCTCAAAAACACGATGGTGGCAGGCAACATCTTCGAAGCGTTCAACGCGCAACTGGCCGGGCTTTCGGCTGAGACCGAATGGGTATTCGGCTCGGCGTGCCTGCCTACGATCGCCTTTGCCGGCCTGGGGGTTTCAAGTAGGGGATAG
- a CDS encoding DUF2839 domain-containing protein, giving the protein MGESKRRKDQMGALYGNPDKAYLIPGLPITKEQSRYWYKFTVTGTWICIGVIALIWVVVNFGHYMKWWGVQ; this is encoded by the coding sequence ATGGGCGAGAGCAAGCGGCGCAAAGACCAGATGGGCGCGCTCTACGGCAATCCCGACAAAGCGTACCTGATCCCGGGTCTGCCGATCACCAAGGAGCAAAGCCGCTACTGGTACAAATTCACCGTCACCGGCACCTGGATCTGCATCGGGGTGATTGCACTCATCTGGGTGGTCGTTAACTTCGGCCACTATATGAAATGGTGGGGCGTCCAGTAG
- a CDS encoding DedA family protein, translating to MEPVLDFFRYLGNFEELIRAGGYVALTAIIFVETGLLIGFFLPGDSLLVAAGVLIAATGLLNIWVLAALLCTAAIVGDTVGYWIGAKAGPRLFSREKSLFFAKDHLIKAERFYTKYGAKTILLARWVPIVRTFAPVVAGAARMHYPTFLLFNVVGGVTWIGSLLIGSYFLGQLIPDLEKNVHIAVAVVVLLSILPPIIEYLKARREPDASR from the coding sequence GTGGAGCCAGTCCTGGATTTTTTTCGTTACCTGGGCAACTTTGAGGAACTCATCCGCGCCGGGGGGTACGTGGCGCTGACGGCCATTATCTTCGTGGAGACGGGGCTGCTCATTGGCTTTTTTCTGCCGGGCGACTCGTTGCTCGTCGCTGCGGGTGTGTTGATCGCTGCTACCGGCCTGCTCAATATCTGGGTGTTGGCGGCCCTTTTGTGCACAGCGGCCATCGTCGGCGACACCGTCGGCTACTGGATTGGGGCAAAGGCGGGGCCGCGGTTGTTCTCGCGGGAGAAATCCCTGTTCTTTGCCAAGGACCACCTGATCAAAGCTGAGCGCTTCTATACTAAGTACGGCGCCAAGACGATTTTGCTGGCGCGCTGGGTGCCTATTGTGCGCACGTTTGCGCCGGTGGTAGCCGGGGCGGCGAGGATGCACTATCCGACGTTTTTGCTCTTCAACGTCGTGGGTGGGGTCACCTGGATCGGTTCGCTGCTGATTGGCAGTTACTTTTTGGGTCAGCTCATCCCAGATCTCGAAAAAAACGTCCACATCGCCGTAGCGGTGGTGGTTTTGCTGTCGATTCTGCCGCCGATTATTGAGTATCTCAAAGCCCGCCGCGAGCCGGACGCCTCCCGATAA
- a CDS encoding DUF1553 domain-containing protein: protein MTRISREQLNRISNFTNSSHRLRARVVVNRFWWDSFGRTYRNSADLLLLDEPQAEALLDLLTQEWESDPALSAG, encoded by the coding sequence ATGACCCGTATCTCCCGAGAACAACTCAACCGCATCAGCAACTTCACCAACAGCAGCCATCGCCTGCGCGCCCGCGTCGTCGTCAACCGCTTCTGGTGGGACAGCTTTGGGCGCACCTATCGCAACAGCGCCGATTTGCTGCTGCTCGATGAACCGCAGGCCGAGGCTCTGCTCGACTTGCTCACCCAGGAATGGGAAAGCGACCCGGCCCTGAGCGCCGGTTGA
- a CDS encoding flavin prenyltransferase UbiX, with product MSLVKIPTLQTQALSSRPIVLGVAGASGLIYAVRTVRFLLAAGHEVDLVASRGSFMVWRDEMGTAMPVEPHEQERFWREQSGETGGKLRCHAFANLAASIASGSYRTRGMLVIPCSMSTVGKLAAGLSSDLLERAADVQLKEGRPLVLVPRETPFSLIHLRNLTALAEAGARIVPAIPAWYQRPKTIEDLVDFVIGRALDQLDIDHSLFERWHPDP from the coding sequence GTGTCGCTCGTCAAGATCCCGACTTTGCAGACCCAGGCTCTCTCCTCCCGGCCGATCGTGCTGGGCGTGGCCGGCGCTTCCGGCCTGATTTATGCCGTACGCACCGTGCGCTTTTTGCTGGCGGCCGGTCATGAAGTTGACCTGGTCGCTTCGCGGGGGAGCTTTATGGTCTGGCGCGACGAGATGGGTACGGCGATGCCGGTGGAACCCCACGAGCAGGAGCGCTTCTGGCGCGAACAGAGCGGCGAGACCGGCGGTAAACTGCGCTGCCACGCCTTTGCCAACCTCGCCGCTTCGATCGCCAGCGGCTCTTACCGCACCCGGGGGATGCTCGTCATCCCCTGCAGCATGTCCACCGTCGGCAAACTGGCGGCGGGCCTCAGCTCCGATTTGTTGGAGCGGGCCGCCGACGTGCAGCTTAAAGAAGGCCGGCCGCTGGTGCTGGTGCCGCGCGAAACGCCCTTCAGCCTCATCCACCTGCGCAATCTGACGGCGCTTGCGGAAGCGGGGGCGCGCATCGTGCCGGCCATTCCCGCCTGGTACCAGCGGCCCAAAACGATCGAAGATCTCGTTGATTTTGTGATCGGCCGCGCGCTCGATCAGCTCGACATCGACCACAGCCTGTTCGAGCGCTGGCACCCGGACCCCTAA
- the rlmD gene encoding 23S rRNA (uracil(1939)-C(5))-methyltransferase RlmD: protein MVGRPVEPGALLQGQTVTVPITALAAGGDGIARLTDGRVLFVAGTVPGDTVEARLVHLKKDHAFGRILQIVQASPHRIEAPCPVAERCGSCQWQWIDYPFQLEAKQRQVREALEHLGGFAEPPVEPVIAQPRPFGYRNKSTFPIGRDARGEPVIGYYQKDSHRIVPLDACPVQDSRLDPLLAAARELIRVQGWSIYDEKHHRGALRHLGLRIGERTGQKLLTFVVNGQTLSGIKPAAQALMDRFPDLVGVCLNTHTERGNTIFGPQTRCVMGQDFIEDVLDGFRFRIEPTTFFQICAAQAEILARLVVQKAAATCDQTVIDAYCGIGTLSLPLARSARSVVGIESHVRSVEQARCNARINGVENCRFEAGTVEALLPDLKADIVVVDPPRKGCDPAVLAAILGSLPLRVIYVSCNPATLARDLRQLVAGGYRLVRVQPVDLFAQTHHVECVATLERP, encoded by the coding sequence ATGGTGGGGCGTCCAGTAGAACCCGGTGCCCTCCTGCAGGGGCAAACCGTCACTGTCCCCATCACGGCCCTGGCTGCAGGGGGCGATGGGATCGCCCGGCTCACCGACGGCCGGGTGCTCTTTGTGGCAGGGACGGTACCCGGTGACACCGTCGAAGCGCGGCTGGTACACCTCAAAAAGGACCACGCTTTCGGCAGGATCCTGCAGATTGTGCAAGCCTCGCCCCACCGCATCGAAGCCCCTTGCCCGGTGGCCGAACGCTGCGGCAGTTGCCAGTGGCAATGGATCGATTACCCGTTTCAACTGGAGGCGAAGCAGCGGCAGGTGCGCGAGGCGCTCGAACACCTGGGCGGGTTCGCAGAGCCGCCGGTGGAGCCGGTCATTGCCCAGCCGCGCCCGTTTGGCTACCGCAACAAATCGACTTTCCCGATCGGCCGGGATGCCCGCGGTGAACCTGTCATCGGCTACTACCAGAAAGATTCGCACCGGATCGTGCCGCTCGATGCCTGTCCGGTGCAGGATAGCCGCCTTGACCCGTTGCTCGCGGCGGCGCGCGAATTGATCCGCGTCCAGGGCTGGAGCATTTACGACGAAAAGCACCACCGCGGCGCCCTGCGCCATCTGGGTCTGCGCATCGGCGAGCGCACGGGCCAGAAATTGCTTACCTTTGTGGTGAACGGCCAGACCCTCTCGGGGATCAAGCCCGCCGCCCAGGCACTGATGGACCGCTTCCCCGACCTGGTGGGGGTCTGCCTCAATACCCACACCGAGCGCGGCAATACGATCTTTGGTCCCCAGACCCGCTGCGTGATGGGCCAGGACTTTATCGAAGATGTGCTGGACGGCTTTCGCTTTCGCATCGAGCCCACGACGTTTTTTCAGATCTGCGCCGCCCAGGCGGAAATTCTCGCCCGCCTGGTGGTCCAAAAGGCGGCAGCCACCTGCGATCAGACCGTGATCGACGCCTACTGCGGCATCGGCACGCTGAGTCTGCCCCTGGCGCGCTCCGCCCGCTCGGTGGTCGGCATCGAAAGCCATGTCCGTTCAGTGGAGCAGGCCCGGTGCAATGCTCGGATCAACGGTGTCGAGAATTGCCGCTTTGAAGCCGGCACAGTCGAGGCGCTGCTGCCGGATCTGAAGGCCGATATCGTCGTGGTCGATCCGCCGCGCAAGGGCTGTGACCCGGCGGTGCTCGCAGCGATCTTGGGCTCGTTGCCGCTGCGGGTGATCTACGTCAGTTGCAATCCCGCCACCCTCGCGCGCGACCTGCGGCAGTTGGTGGCGGGAGGCTATCGCCTGGTGCGCGTGCAGCCGGTGGACCTGTTTGCCCAGACCCACCACGTCGAGTGCGTGGCGACGCTGGAGCGTCCGTAG
- the bioU gene encoding (S)-8-amino-7-oxononanoate synthase BioU, whose product MATIRVGLLGYGGLGQAAARMLAAKKQMILVAAVDSKGYAYHLEGLDAAHLSLAISRHGSIGYEPVVGVVADDPIQALLANQWPVDGYFLALPNLPNTFIASVARTFIASGWRGVLVDAVKRTSAVEQLLALGPDLERAGITYVTGCGATPGLLTAAAALAAQSFSEVLSVQVTFGVGIGNWEAYRSTVREDIAHLEGYSVESAQAMSDAQVSALLERTDGLLKLENMEHADDILLELAGICGRERVSVGGVVDTRNPRKPLSTNVRVTGRTFEGKTSTHTFTLGDETSMAANVCGPALGYLKAGIELHRRGHHGIWSSAELMPRFVS is encoded by the coding sequence ATGGCAACGATTCGAGTGGGGCTTCTCGGGTACGGCGGTTTAGGTCAGGCTGCCGCCCGGATGCTCGCCGCCAAAAAGCAGATGATTCTGGTTGCTGCCGTCGACAGCAAAGGGTACGCCTATCACCTAGAGGGACTCGATGCGGCCCACCTTTCGCTCGCCATCTCCCGGCATGGTTCTATTGGCTACGAACCTGTTGTCGGTGTAGTTGCCGACGATCCGATCCAGGCATTGCTCGCAAACCAATGGCCGGTAGACGGCTACTTTCTGGCCCTTCCGAATTTGCCCAACACGTTTATCGCCTCGGTGGCCCGGACCTTTATCGCCTCGGGCTGGCGAGGGGTGCTCGTAGATGCCGTCAAGCGCACCAGCGCCGTCGAACAACTGCTCGCCCTCGGTCCTGATTTGGAACGGGCTGGGATCACCTACGTCACCGGCTGTGGGGCCACCCCCGGTCTGCTTACCGCCGCCGCCGCCCTGGCCGCCCAGAGCTTCAGCGAGGTGCTGAGCGTGCAGGTCACCTTCGGTGTCGGTATCGGCAACTGGGAAGCTTACCGCTCGACGGTGCGCGAGGACATCGCCCATCTGGAAGGCTACTCGGTCGAGAGTGCCCAGGCGATGAGCGACGCGCAGGTAAGCGCACTGCTCGAGCGCACCGACGGCCTGCTCAAGCTCGAAAACATGGAACACGCCGACGACATTTTGCTGGAGTTGGCCGGTATCTGCGGGCGCGAGCGGGTGAGTGTGGGTGGCGTTGTCGATACGCGCAACCCCCGCAAACCACTGAGCACCAACGTTCGCGTCACCGGCCGCACCTTCGAAGGCAAAACCTCGACCCACACGTTCACCCTCGGCGACGAAACTTCTATGGCTGCCAACGTCTGCGGCCCGGCTCTGGGTTACCTCAAAGCAGGCATCGAATTGCACAGGCGCGGGCATCATGGGATTTGGAGTTCGGCCGAATTGATGCCCCGCTTTGTTAGCTAA